In the genome of Pseudomonas sp. B33.4, the window GGCAGCAATTGCAGCACGCCTTCCGGGATCCCGGCTTCGAGCAGCAAGCGCACGGCCTGAGCGGCGACCAGCGGAGTTTGTTCGGCCGGTTTGGCCAATACCGGGTTACCGGCGGCCAGTGCCGCAGCGACTTGACCGCTGAAGATCGCCAGCGGGAAGTTCCACGGGCTGATGCACACCACTGGACCCAATGGGCGGTGGGCGTCGTTGCTGAAATCGTTGCGTGCCTGCACGGCGTAGTAGCGCAGGAAGTCGACGGCTTCGCGGACTTCGGCGATGGCGTTGGCGAAGGTCTTGCCGGCTTCGCGAGCCAACAGGCCCATCAGCGGCTGGATCTCGCCTTCCATCAAGTCAGCGGCACGTTCCAGAATCGCCGCACGTTCGGCCGGCGGGGTGGCCTGCCAGATCGGTGCAGCGTTCAGTGCGCATTGAATCGCGTTGTCGACGTCTTCGACGGTAGCTTCCTGAACATGACCGACTACATCGCGGTGATCCGACGGGTTCAGCACTGGTGCAGGGGTCTCGTTGCTCGATGCGCAACCGAGCATCGGCGCGGCTTTCCAGTCGGTGTGCGCAGTGGCGAGCAGGGCGCAGGACAGCGAAGCCAGACGATGTTCGTTGGCCATGTCGATGCCGCTGGAGTTGGCGCGCTCAGCACCGTACAGATCACGCGGCAGCGGAATGCGCGGGTGCGGCAGGCCGAAACCACCTTCCACGGTCGCCATCTGCTCGATCTGCGCTACCGGATCGGCTACCAGTTCCTGAATCGAAATCGACTGGTCGGCGATGCGGTTGACGAACGAGGTGTTCGCACCGTTTTCCAGCAGACGACGAACCAGATACGCCAGCAGGGTTTCGTGAGTACCGACCGGTGCGTACACGCGGCACGGTCGGTTCAGCTTGCCTTCGGAAACTTTACCGACAACCTGCTCGTAGAGCGGTTCGCCCATGCCGTGCAGGCACTGGAATTCGTACTGGCCCGGGTAATAGTTCTGACCGGCAATGTGGTAAATGGCCGACAGGGTGTGGGCGTTGTGCGTGGCGAACTGCGGGTAGATGACTTCCGGCACCGACAGCAGTTTGCGTGCGCAAGCGATGTAGGAAACGTCGGTGTACACCTTGCGGGTATAGACCGGATAGCCTTCCAGGCCTTCGACTTGGGCGCGCTTGATTTCGCTGTCCCAGTACGCGCCTTTCACCAGACGGATCATCAGGCGATGACGGCTGCGACGGGCCAGATCAATCACGTAGTCGATCACGTACGGGCAACGCTTCTGGTAAGCCTGGATGACGAAACCGATGCCGTTCCAGCCGGTCAGTTGCGGCTCGAAGCACAGGCGTTCAAGCAGATCCAGCGACAGTTCGAGGCGGTCGGCTTCTTCGGCGTCGATGTTCAGGCCGATGTCGTATTGCTTGGCCAGCAGGGTCAGCGACAGCAGGCGCGGGTACAGCTCGTCCATCACACGCTCGTACTGCGCACGGCTGTAACGCGGGTGCAGTGCCGACAGCTTGATGGAAATGCCCGGACCTTCGTAAATCCCACGACCGTGGGACGCTTTGCCGATCGAGTGAATGGCTTGTTCGTACGACGCCAGATACTTCTGCGCGTCGTGTTCGGTCAGTGCCGCTTCACCGAGCATGTCGTAGGAATAACGGAAGCCCTTGGCTTCGAACTTGCTCGCGTTGGCCAGTGCTTCGGCGATGGTTTCGCCGGTAACGAACTGTTCGCCCATCAGGCGCATGGCCATGTCGACGCCCTTGCGGATCATCGGCTCGCCGCTCTTGCCGATGATGCGGCTCAAGGACGAAGTCAGGCCAGCTTCGTTGTGGGTGGACACAAGCTTGCCGGTCAGCAGCAGGCCCCATGTGGCCGCGTTGACGAACAGCGACGGGCTGTTGCCCAAATGCGGGTGCCAGTTACCGGTGCTGATCTTGTCGCGGATCAGTGCATCGCGAGTGCCCTTGTCCGGGATACGCAGCAGCGCTTCGGCCAGGCACATCAGGGCTACGCCTTCCTGGGAAGACAGGGAAAATTCCTGCAGCAGACCCTGAACAATGCCTGCACGGCCGCCGGCACTTTTCTGGTTACGCAGTTTTTCCGCGATGGAGGCGGCGAGCTTATTGGTGGCTTCAGCCATGGCTACCGGCAGGCGAGCCTGCTCGATCAGCATCGGCACGACTTCCGGCTCAGGGCGACGGTAAGCGGCGGTGATCGAGGCGCGCAGGACAGATTGCGGCAGGATGCTTTCGGCGAATTCGAGGAAGCACTGGTGCGCGTGGTCGGTGTGGACTTCGCCCGCCTCATCGGCGTCCTTGGCGGTCAAACCGTTCAGCTCGGTCAGGGTTGCACCACCCTCGAGTTTTTCCAGGTAATTGAAAATTGCCTGCTTGATCAGCCAGTGCGGTGTGCGATCAATCGAGGTCGCGGCCGCCTTCAGGCGCTCGCGGGTCGGGTCATCGAGTTTGACCCCAAGGGTGGTGGTAGCCATATTTTTATCCTCATGGTTGCCACAGTTGCGTGGCATCAGCTGGCGGCAAGATTAGCCGTGCGCTGAAAGAGGTGCAACCGGGTGCAACCCTTTTTTTGTCGGAATAATAGGCAGCTCGTCAGGAATTATTTTCTGGTACGAAAGTGCCGCACTTGCTTGGTGCTTTTGCTTCTAGCAACGCGCCTTGACTGCGCTAAAAGGGAGCAAAAACAGCCTGTTTCTCGGAATATCCGACTAGGTGCAACTAATTCTCGCGAAACTGGTTGCACCTTTTTTACTTTGTTGCATAGCATTCGCGCCCTAGGTGCAACTGGGATAACCCGGTGCATCGGCTGGTGGCTTTCCTGGGGAAACATCAGTCCTAAATGCGCGGGATCCCGAATCGTCTGCCAAACGTCATCGTTTGCGCGCGGTTCATCACCGCTGCTACATAAAAACAAAGCCAGGGCGTAACTTAATGAGCGTAAGCAATCCAACACTGATCACGTTCGTGATCTACATCGCAGCAATGGTGCTGATCGGCTTCATGGCCTATCGCTCCACCAACAACCTTTCTGACTATATTCTCGGTGGTCGCAGCCTCGGTAGCGTCGTCACCGCGCTGTCTGCCGGCGCTTCCGACATGAGCGGCTGGTTGTTGATGGGCCTGCCGGGCGCCATTTACATGTCCGGTCTGTCCGAAAGCTGGATCGCCATCGGTCTGGTCATCGGTGCCTACCTGAACTGGCTGTTCGTTGCCGGCCGTCTGCGTGTGCAGACCGAGCACAACGGTGATGCCCTGACCCTGCCGGACTACTTCTCCAGCCGTTTCGAAGATAAAAGCGGCTTGCTGCGCATTATTTCGGCGATCGTGATTCTGGTGTTCTTCACCATTTATTGCGCTTCCGGCATCGTCGCTGGCGCCCGTCTGTTTGAAAGCACCTTCGGCATGTCCTACGAGACAGCGCTGTGGGCCGGTGCTGCGGCGACGATTGCCTACACCTTCGTCGGCGGTTTCCTCGCCGTGAGCTGGAC includes:
- the putA gene encoding trifunctional transcriptional regulator/proline dehydrogenase/L-glutamate gamma-semialdehyde dehydrogenase encodes the protein MATTTLGVKLDDPTRERLKAAATSIDRTPHWLIKQAIFNYLEKLEGGATLTELNGLTAKDADEAGEVHTDHAHQCFLEFAESILPQSVLRASITAAYRRPEPEVVPMLIEQARLPVAMAEATNKLAASIAEKLRNQKSAGGRAGIVQGLLQEFSLSSQEGVALMCLAEALLRIPDKGTRDALIRDKISTGNWHPHLGNSPSLFVNAATWGLLLTGKLVSTHNEAGLTSSLSRIIGKSGEPMIRKGVDMAMRLMGEQFVTGETIAEALANASKFEAKGFRYSYDMLGEAALTEHDAQKYLASYEQAIHSIGKASHGRGIYEGPGISIKLSALHPRYSRAQYERVMDELYPRLLSLTLLAKQYDIGLNIDAEEADRLELSLDLLERLCFEPQLTGWNGIGFVIQAYQKRCPYVIDYVIDLARRSRHRLMIRLVKGAYWDSEIKRAQVEGLEGYPVYTRKVYTDVSYIACARKLLSVPEVIYPQFATHNAHTLSAIYHIAGQNYYPGQYEFQCLHGMGEPLYEQVVGKVSEGKLNRPCRVYAPVGTHETLLAYLVRRLLENGANTSFVNRIADQSISIQELVADPVAQIEQMATVEGGFGLPHPRIPLPRDLYGAERANSSGIDMANEHRLASLSCALLATAHTDWKAAPMLGCASSNETPAPVLNPSDHRDVVGHVQEATVEDVDNAIQCALNAAPIWQATPPAERAAILERAADLMEGEIQPLMGLLAREAGKTFANAIAEVREAVDFLRYYAVQARNDFSNDAHRPLGPVVCISPWNFPLAIFSGQVAAALAAGNPVLAKPAEQTPLVAAQAVRLLLEAGIPEGVLQLLPGRGETVGAGLVGDERVKGVMFTGSTEVARLLQRNIAGRLDNQGRPIPLIAETGGQNAMIVDSSALTEQVVIDVVSSAFDSAGQRCSALRVLCLQEDSADRVIEMLKGAMAESRLGNPERLSVDIGPVIDAEAKAGIDKHIQGMRDKGRNVYQVAIADTEEVKRGTFVMPTLIELESFDELQREIFGPVLHVVRYKRKEIDQLIGQINASGYGLTLGVHTRIDETIAKVIDNVNAGNVYVNRNIVGAVVGVQPFGGEGLSGTGPKAGGPLYLYRLLSTRPTDAIEQSFARGDAVVAPDVRLRDAMSKPLNALKAWAESNKYADLSTLCVQYAAQSQSGITRTLAGPTGEKNSYAILPREHVLCLAEVEGDLLTQLAAVLAVGGSAVWPESDISKALFARLPKEIQARIKLVADWNKDEVVFDAVLHHGHSDQLRGVCQQIAKRAGAIVGVQGLSQGETNIALERLVIERALSVNTAAAGGNASLMTIG